One part of the Actinotignum schaalii genome encodes these proteins:
- a CDS encoding ABC transporter substrate-binding protein, which translates to MKRRVMTVALSALCAGLLASCSASSTSTESPTSSSSASAAASSASPATGDAASGPITVTDQRGHQVEVTRPVQKIASAVIPAPTIIAAVDGSWDRIVGINESLLVANKQGIISKIFPASVTTPVIADRQFTPNMETILVQDPDVFIQWGDRSEDLITPIESAGIPVLGLKYGTQENLETWIKLFGEILGKEDRAAQLIDYMHSEQESISKQVAALGKPKPRGLQLSYSAEKMSANTEKSYGQHVFDVAGIQNMATSDVVQDGIVSPEQILAWDPEIIFLSAFDKAVPDDLYNDPRLAEVSAIKNKRVYRAPLGVYRWQVPCAESPLYWNYVAALAYPGEFKVDMPALMREKTKWVYNYDLTDEDIDLVLRTDINAGSANYDVVR; encoded by the coding sequence GTGAAACGCCGTGTCATGACCGTTGCCCTGAGCGCGCTCTGCGCCGGGTTACTGGCGAGCTGTTCCGCATCTTCCACCTCTACCGAATCACCTACCAGCTCGAGTAGTGCCAGCGCAGCTGCGTCGTCGGCCTCCCCCGCCACGGGCGATGCCGCAAGCGGCCCCATCACCGTGACCGATCAGCGCGGCCACCAGGTGGAAGTCACGCGCCCGGTGCAAAAAATTGCCTCCGCGGTGATTCCCGCGCCCACCATTATTGCCGCGGTGGACGGCTCCTGGGACCGCATTGTTGGTATTAATGAGTCGCTGCTGGTCGCTAATAAGCAGGGTATTATTTCGAAGATTTTCCCGGCGTCCGTGACCACCCCGGTGATCGCGGATCGGCAGTTCACCCCAAATATGGAAACCATTCTGGTGCAGGATCCGGACGTATTTATTCAGTGGGGTGACCGCAGCGAGGATCTTATTACCCCGATTGAGTCAGCCGGCATTCCGGTGCTCGGGCTCAAGTACGGCACCCAGGAAAATCTGGAAACCTGGATTAAGCTTTTCGGTGAGATCCTCGGCAAGGAAGATCGCGCCGCGCAGCTTATCGACTATATGCACAGCGAACAGGAATCGATATCCAAGCAGGTCGCAGCGCTGGGCAAGCCCAAGCCGCGCGGGCTGCAGCTGAGCTACTCGGCGGAAAAGATGTCCGCGAATACGGAAAAGAGCTACGGGCAGCACGTTTTTGACGTGGCCGGAATTCAGAATATGGCCACCTCGGATGTGGTGCAGGATGGCATTGTTTCCCCGGAGCAGATCCTGGCCTGGGATCCGGAAATTATTTTCCTTTCCGCTTTCGATAAGGCCGTGCCGGACGATCTTTATAACGATCCGCGCCTGGCCGAAGTAAGTGCTATTAAGAATAAGCGCGTCTACCGCGCCCCGCTGGGCGTGTACCGCTGGCAGGTTCCCTGCGCGGAATCCCCGCTGTACTGGAATTACGTGGCGGCCCTTGCCTACCCGGGCGAATTTAAGGTCGATATGCCCGCGCTCATGCGCGAAAAGACGAAGTGGGTCTACAACTACGACCTCACCGACGAAGATATCGATCTGGTCCTGCGCACCGATATTAATGCGGGCAGCGCTAATTATGACGTTGTCCGCTAA
- a CDS encoding ATP-binding protein, which produces MDTEAVAGIPYLPRTLDRLVTRALASSGALVIEGPRGCGKTMTALRHCESAIFLDTPQAQQLAQIAPDALLEGERPRLLDEWQLNPDLWNMVRRAVDFSPGFGNFILTGSSVPADDITRHTGAGRFTRIRQRTMTWQEKGRSSGTVSLDKLLAGEPVSPNLSTPSLDSVIEALLRPGFPGMLELEGEAAAFALTSYLQEIARADIPRIITLRQDPQLILHLLRALARSVATEVSIATLKKDLDAVFPASSRQTVSTLLDTLQRLFVIEAVPAWSVRLRSKAQVRLSPKYHLADPALACAALAADSAALRRDLETLGFIFESAVVHDLSVFAETLGGHVRHYRDSYGHEIDAVLEFPGGVWAGVEVKLGGGQITQGAHNLKKAVAQITPERGEPAFLAVITGTGITGPAGDGVITFPLSALGQ; this is translated from the coding sequence ATGGACACGGAAGCAGTTGCAGGAATTCCCTACCTTCCCCGGACTCTGGACCGCCTGGTCACCCGGGCCCTCGCCTCGTCAGGCGCGTTAGTCATTGAAGGCCCGCGCGGCTGCGGAAAGACGATGACGGCACTGCGTCACTGCGAATCCGCCATTTTCTTGGACACCCCGCAAGCGCAACAGCTCGCGCAGATAGCTCCGGATGCGCTTCTGGAAGGCGAACGCCCGCGACTCCTCGACGAGTGGCAGCTCAATCCGGACCTGTGGAATATGGTGCGCCGGGCGGTGGATTTCTCCCCCGGCTTCGGGAATTTCATTCTCACCGGCTCTTCCGTTCCGGCAGATGACATCACGCGCCACACCGGCGCCGGGCGTTTCACCCGCATCCGCCAACGCACGATGACCTGGCAGGAAAAGGGGCGGAGCTCGGGCACGGTATCCCTCGACAAGCTCCTCGCCGGGGAGCCCGTTTCCCCGAACCTCAGCACGCCTTCTCTCGATTCCGTGATTGAGGCCCTGCTGCGCCCGGGATTCCCCGGGATGCTTGAGCTGGAAGGCGAGGCAGCCGCCTTCGCGCTGACCAGCTACCTCCAGGAGATTGCGCGTGCGGATATTCCTCGGATTATTACCTTGCGCCAAGATCCGCAACTCATCTTGCATCTGCTTCGAGCCCTGGCTCGCTCAGTGGCAACCGAGGTCTCCATCGCCACTCTCAAAAAGGATCTGGATGCGGTTTTCCCCGCGTCGAGTCGGCAAACGGTATCCACGCTTCTCGATACTCTCCAGCGGCTTTTCGTTATTGAGGCGGTTCCGGCCTGGTCGGTTCGGCTCCGTTCCAAAGCCCAAGTGCGCCTATCGCCCAAGTATCACCTGGCCGACCCGGCGCTCGCCTGCGCGGCACTTGCCGCGGATAGTGCCGCACTGCGGCGAGATCTGGAAACTCTCGGATTTATTTTTGAGTCCGCGGTTGTGCACGATCTCAGCGTTTTCGCTGAGACCCTGGGCGGGCACGTGCGGCATTACCGCGATTCCTACGGCCATGAAATCGATGCGGTGTTGGAATTCCCGGGAGGTGTGTGGGCGGGCGTCGAAGTCAAGCTCGGGGGCGGGCAGATCACCCAGGGTGCACACAATCTCAAAAAAGCGGTCGCCCAAATTACACCCGAACGCGGCGAACCCGCTTTCCTTGCCGTCATTACCGGGACGGGAATAACAGGGCCTGCGGGCGACGGCGTTATCACTTTCCCGCTCAGCGCACTGGGCCAATAA
- a CDS encoding ABC transporter ATP-binding protein, whose amino-acid sequence MPKNSDAANTYGGRADGGRADATSAPTTYGAHTHTGRFSDPLLVHAYGSVLTEKGHGYYRRSIILVILSGMIEGLALLTVVPLALTWSTGTPTLGLGVGGWISVLAGLAVAGLLTAYVQAVMAYTAAMDVIRHSLSLLGDQLSRLPLGWFRSGWAGTLSRLVTDGLMAIGQGIAHFTTPIIRNATAALVLLVGMWIWQWQLGLALTVAFPLLCALAAAARVLRRRSELATSATESDLADRIVEYARCQPILRATGQAATFAPLHTAVNANLAAQRRSLWLGIGANLLSGVGAQLLVVSLIALAVHLCTGGLLNPAATLAFLGVALRFMRNLEDFTSFVMATEVARTPLDSMREVLDAPVPSEPASDVALPTPGEVALRDVRFGYRADTPVLDGVSFTARPGTLTAIVGPSGAGKSTLFRLMCRFWDVDGGSVKIGGVDVRDQTTAQLMAQLSMVFQDVYLYDDTLEANIRVGREGATDAEVRAAADMAGVSDIAARLPGGWESPVGERGGMLSGGERQRVSIARALLKHAPIVLFDEATSALDPENTAAIRACIQQLRQEATVLVIAHKLETVQGADQIVVLDAGGTVREVGTHAELLTNGGLYRKFWEDRRRAAGWQLGAAAD is encoded by the coding sequence ATGCCTAAGAACTCTGATGCCGCGAATACTTACGGCGGGCGCGCGGACGGCGGGCGCGCGGACGCGACCAGCGCACCCACCACGTACGGCGCCCACACGCACACCGGGCGTTTCTCCGATCCGCTCCTCGTACACGCCTACGGCTCGGTCCTCACCGAGAAAGGCCACGGCTACTACCGCCGCTCGATTATCCTGGTCATCCTTTCCGGGATGATCGAGGGGCTCGCGCTGCTCACCGTGGTGCCCCTGGCGCTGACCTGGTCCACCGGCACCCCGACCCTCGGGCTCGGCGTGGGCGGCTGGATTAGCGTGCTTGCCGGACTTGCGGTGGCCGGCCTGCTCACCGCCTACGTTCAGGCGGTCATGGCCTACACCGCCGCCATGGACGTGATCCGCCACAGCCTGAGCCTGCTGGGCGACCAGCTCTCCCGCCTGCCGCTGGGCTGGTTCCGCTCCGGCTGGGCCGGCACGCTCTCGCGCCTGGTCACCGACGGCCTTATGGCTATCGGCCAGGGCATCGCCCATTTCACCACCCCGATTATCCGCAATGCCACCGCCGCGCTGGTGCTGCTGGTGGGGATGTGGATCTGGCAGTGGCAGCTGGGGCTCGCCCTCACGGTTGCGTTCCCGCTGCTGTGCGCGCTGGCCGCCGCGGCCCGGGTTTTACGACGCCGCTCCGAGCTGGCCACCAGTGCTACCGAAAGTGATCTGGCTGACCGGATCGTGGAATACGCCCGGTGCCAGCCCATCCTGCGGGCCACCGGCCAGGCCGCCACGTTCGCGCCGCTCCATACCGCCGTGAACGCGAATCTCGCCGCCCAGCGCCGTTCGCTGTGGCTGGGCATCGGCGCAAATCTGCTTTCCGGGGTGGGGGCGCAGCTGCTGGTGGTCAGCCTTATCGCGCTGGCGGTGCACCTGTGCACGGGCGGGCTGCTCAACCCGGCGGCCACCCTCGCTTTCCTCGGGGTGGCGCTGCGGTTCATGCGGAATCTGGAGGATTTCACTTCCTTCGTGATGGCGACCGAGGTGGCTCGTACCCCGCTTGACTCCATGCGCGAGGTGCTCGATGCACCTGTCCCGAGCGAGCCCGCTAGCGACGTCGCCCTTCCTACGCCCGGCGAAGTTGCCCTCCGCGACGTTCGTTTCGGGTACCGCGCGGATACCCCGGTGCTGGACGGCGTGAGTTTCACGGCCCGCCCGGGCACCCTCACCGCGATTGTGGGACCCTCCGGGGCCGGCAAATCCACCCTGTTCCGGCTCATGTGCCGGTTCTGGGACGTGGACGGCGGCAGCGTGAAGATCGGTGGCGTGGATGTGCGTGATCAAACGACGGCGCAGCTCATGGCGCAGTTGTCCATGGTGTTCCAGGATGTTTATCTGTACGACGACACCCTCGAAGCGAATATTCGGGTGGGGCGCGAGGGCGCCACGGATGCCGAAGTGCGGGCAGCCGCGGATATGGCCGGGGTGAGCGATATTGCCGCGCGGTTGCCGGGCGGCTGGGAGAGCCCGGTGGGCGAACGCGGCGGGATGCTATCGGGCGGGGAACGCCAGCGGGTATCCATCGCGCGGGCCCTGCTCAAGCACGCTCCTATCGTGCTTTTCGACGAGGCCACCTCGGCCCTCGACCCGGAAAATACCGCCGCTATCCGCGCCTGCATTCAGCAGCTGCGCCAGGAGGCAACCGTGCTGGTGATTGCCCACAAGCTGGAAACTGTGCAGGGTGCGGACCAGATCGTGGTGCTCGACGCGGGCGGTACCGTGCGCGAAGTGGGTACGCACGCCGAGCTGTTGACAAACGGCGGGCTGTACCGGAAGTTCTGGGAGGATCGACGGCGCGCGGCCGGCTGGCAGCTCGGGGCTGCGGCTGATTAG
- a CDS encoding ABC transporter ATP-binding protein — protein sequence MTAQLTHADAGTAPNGGAATRVDTYKEKRAQGQRALKELMAPIAPRLLLGRFVAVCSSLVAVAPFIALVRIGDILLPAWRAGTPIDTAALSWNVKLLAGAFCTQLLLYFLALTITHFADLTLRGLLQERIIAQISRAPLSWFSRARSGQIRKAIQADTTTLHTLVAHAPVETTAAVATPLALVIFAFTVNWRLGLLTIIPLPFYFAAQMFMMRDMGEKTAEMDDRLGYLAARGVEFVEGIQVVKSFGKVGHAHRAFARAADDFGNFYWDWCGPLLKGSALAMSFISAPVVLLVNMGLGSLILAAGGATLPEVIACSLIGLIVPLTFDTLSTSMWSYQLAGNSALRIIEVTSVEQLPQLEAPVADPAAPAAARTGEAAGGVVPAHVVFENVSYSYPRAGRTIQALDGVSLTLRRGTVTALLGPSGSGKSTLATMLARFRDPDSGRVLLDGRDLRTLPEKDLYARVAFVLQDAQMLRMSVRDNIRLARPHADDAAIEQAARAANIWEDICALPKGLDTVLGEDTTMSGGQNQRLAIARALLADADLLILDEATVATDPQCEAEIQSALNRLVAGRTVLVIAHHAESVLGVDQVCILEQGRISALGTPDEVATHPFWVRLMEGREDA from the coding sequence ATGACGGCTCAACTCACCCACGCAGATGCCGGCACCGCCCCGAACGGCGGCGCGGCCACGCGTGTCGATACATATAAAGAAAAACGCGCGCAAGGACAGCGTGCCCTCAAAGAACTCATGGCGCCGATTGCCCCGCGCCTGTTGCTCGGCCGCTTCGTGGCGGTGTGCTCCTCGCTCGTGGCCGTGGCGCCGTTTATTGCGCTGGTGCGCATCGGCGATATTTTACTGCCGGCCTGGCGCGCGGGAACGCCGATAGATACCGCGGCGCTCAGCTGGAATGTGAAACTACTTGCCGGGGCTTTTTGCACCCAGCTGCTCCTCTACTTCCTGGCGCTCACCATCACGCATTTCGCGGATCTCACATTGCGCGGCCTGCTCCAAGAGCGCATTATCGCGCAGATTTCGCGCGCGCCGCTCTCGTGGTTCTCCCGGGCGCGCTCCGGGCAGATCCGCAAAGCAATCCAGGCCGACACCACCACGCTGCACACCCTGGTGGCGCACGCCCCGGTGGAAACCACGGCCGCGGTCGCCACCCCGCTCGCCCTCGTTATTTTCGCTTTTACCGTGAATTGGCGCCTGGGACTCCTCACCATCATCCCGCTGCCGTTCTATTTCGCGGCGCAAATGTTCATGATGCGCGATATGGGCGAAAAAACCGCGGAGATGGACGACCGGCTCGGCTACCTCGCCGCGCGCGGGGTGGAATTCGTGGAAGGCATCCAGGTGGTCAAAAGCTTCGGGAAAGTCGGCCACGCGCACCGCGCCTTCGCGCGCGCCGCCGATGATTTCGGGAATTTCTACTGGGACTGGTGCGGGCCGCTGCTCAAAGGCTCCGCGCTGGCGATGTCCTTCATTTCCGCGCCGGTGGTGCTGCTCGTCAATATGGGGCTCGGCTCGCTGATCCTGGCGGCTGGCGGCGCCACTCTCCCCGAGGTCATCGCCTGCTCCCTCATCGGCCTCATCGTGCCGCTCACCTTCGACACCCTCTCCACCAGCATGTGGTCCTACCAGCTGGCCGGGAATTCCGCACTGCGGATTATCGAGGTGACGAGCGTGGAACAGCTCCCGCAGCTGGAAGCGCCCGTAGCCGATCCCGCAGCTCCCGCGGCCGCGCGCACCGGGGAAGCCGCGGGCGGCGTCGTACCCGCGCACGTTGTTTTCGAGAACGTGAGCTACTCCTATCCGCGCGCCGGGCGCACCATCCAGGCGCTCGACGGCGTCTCCCTCACGCTGCGCCGCGGCACCGTGACCGCGCTGCTCGGGCCCTCCGGTTCGGGCAAATCCACGCTGGCGACCATGCTCGCGCGCTTCCGCGATCCGGATAGCGGGCGGGTGCTCCTCGACGGGCGCGACCTGCGCACCCTCCCCGAAAAAGACCTCTACGCGCGGGTCGCTTTCGTGCTCCAAGACGCGCAAATGCTGCGCATGTCCGTGCGCGATAATATTCGCCTCGCGCGCCCCCATGCCGACGACGCCGCCATCGAGCAGGCGGCCCGCGCCGCCAATATTTGGGAAGATATCTGCGCCCTCCCCAAGGGCCTGGACACGGTGCTCGGGGAAGATACCACGATGTCCGGGGGCCAAAACCAGCGCCTGGCCATCGCGCGGGCGCTGCTGGCCGACGCCGATCTGCTTATTTTGGATGAGGCGACCGTGGCCACCGATCCCCAATGCGAGGCGGAAATCCAAAGCGCCCTCAACCGTTTGGTGGCCGGGCGCACCGTGCTCGTCATCGCGCACCACGCCGAATCGGTGCTCGGGGTGGATCAGGTGTGCATTTTGGAACAGGGGCGGATTTCCGCCCTGGGTACCCCGGACGAAGTAGCCACGCATCCCTTCTGGGTGCGGCTCATGGAAGGACGCGAAGATGCCTAA
- a CDS encoding YhgE/Pip domain-containing protein has product MSESRNTAPQPDTTPRTTAETGQAAPAAQPAAARSWRERIRPAIIMFGLAIIPMIYALTLTGAYDDPLGNLNEIPAAIVNEDRGTQLNGSEVNLGANITTKLLETEERQNFQWQEYSAAEARQKLANGDIYAVLSIPASFSSDATSVARGPEAATRARLSFVTDDALNYIVGNVGRVIASTATAAVSEKVSAEYLDGIYLSFGTLSEQLSAAAGGAGELGAGLRDATGGATQLAQGADELAAGAGSLASGTETLASGAGRLNDGAAQLAAGAGDAAGGASSLSEGVSQIAGGASAASLAAGQLRDGAERSAAGLDTLAAASQDVAAGSQKVAEGNDALAEGANRALAGAQQLGTGAEKLSGGLSSLNDGLNTLIAMYDVLPPEVIKAKLAEAQAGTAQLLEGSTQLQGGIAALVGEESRTAGGSGADSENGTGSGSAAGSATGASGTPSAGTESGGLSALASGAQAASAGAAQLKDGATQLAAGTQRAAAGGQQALAATTEFASQLDALAAGSNRAAAGATQLANGTALLATGSGELAARAPELAAGARAAHTGATQVSSGATALATNQETLRDGLHTLREGAATLEVKLSEGAEKIPVYTPSESETMQRVGATPVELSTTRAHPVGDFGAAVACYFIALAMWVGAIGLYLMKPPLLRHKKAKDSAHPRIHSATTRDFPSGITESSTLLSGLRLGLGSVASGALMGIVQAGLLVGILHAFGNVDLINPGATLAICVTSSIVYIAINQALIALFGAPGRFIALLMIVIQLGAAGGIYPVETAPGFFQAVHPLLPVTHTVNALRAAIAGGPIDTATYAGALGVWFAASVLATVLAAIITTRRDGHAGASRPREAKAGSGVVVPKNEEVPAAAR; this is encoded by the coding sequence ATGAGCGAATCACGAAACACCGCCCCGCAGCCGGATACGACGCCGCGCACCACCGCGGAAACCGGGCAGGCCGCGCCAGCCGCGCAGCCGGCTGCCGCCCGCAGCTGGCGGGAGCGCATCCGCCCCGCGATTATTATGTTCGGGCTCGCCATTATCCCGATGATCTACGCCCTGACTCTCACCGGCGCCTACGACGACCCGCTCGGCAACCTCAATGAGATCCCGGCCGCGATTGTGAACGAGGATCGCGGCACGCAGCTGAACGGCTCCGAGGTGAACCTGGGCGCGAACATCACCACCAAGCTCCTGGAAACCGAGGAACGCCAGAACTTCCAGTGGCAGGAATACTCCGCCGCGGAGGCCCGGCAGAAACTGGCTAACGGCGATATCTACGCGGTGCTGAGCATTCCGGCGTCGTTTTCCAGCGATGCCACTTCCGTGGCGCGCGGCCCGGAAGCCGCCACCCGCGCCCGGCTCTCCTTCGTCACCGACGACGCCCTCAACTATATTGTCGGCAATGTGGGACGCGTCATCGCCTCCACCGCCACCGCGGCGGTTTCGGAGAAGGTATCGGCCGAGTACCTTGACGGCATCTACCTCTCCTTCGGGACGCTCAGCGAGCAGCTGAGCGCCGCCGCGGGCGGGGCCGGAGAGCTGGGCGCCGGGCTGCGCGACGCGACCGGCGGCGCGACCCAACTCGCGCAGGGCGCCGACGAACTGGCCGCGGGAGCCGGGAGCCTCGCCAGCGGAACGGAAACTTTGGCTTCCGGTGCGGGGCGTTTGAACGACGGCGCAGCTCAGCTCGCGGCCGGTGCAGGCGATGCCGCCGGCGGGGCCAGCAGCCTCAGCGAGGGGGTTTCCCAAATAGCCGGTGGGGCCAGTGCCGCGAGCCTGGCGGCCGGCCAGCTCCGAGATGGGGCCGAGCGCAGCGCCGCGGGCCTGGACACCTTGGCGGCCGCCAGCCAGGATGTGGCGGCGGGCAGCCAGAAAGTAGCGGAAGGTAATGACGCGCTGGCGGAGGGCGCCAACCGCGCCCTTGCCGGCGCGCAGCAGCTGGGCACCGGAGCGGAGAAGCTCAGCGGCGGGCTCAGCAGCCTCAATGACGGATTGAACACCCTCATCGCGATGTACGATGTGCTACCTCCGGAAGTGATCAAGGCGAAGCTCGCCGAGGCCCAGGCCGGCACAGCGCAGCTTCTTGAAGGATCCACCCAGCTCCAGGGCGGAATCGCCGCCCTCGTAGGTGAGGAAAGCAGAACGGCGGGCGGATCCGGCGCGGATAGCGAAAACGGAACGGGCAGCGGTTCGGCTGCGGGCAGCGCTACCGGCGCGAGCGGCACGCCTAGCGCAGGCACCGAAAGCGGCGGGTTGAGCGCGCTTGCCAGCGGAGCGCAGGCCGCGAGCGCCGGGGCGGCGCAGCTCAAGGACGGTGCCACCCAGCTGGCCGCGGGTACGCAGCGCGCCGCCGCGGGAGGCCAGCAAGCACTGGCCGCCACCACGGAATTTGCGAGCCAACTCGATGCCCTCGCCGCCGGGAGCAACCGCGCTGCCGCCGGCGCCACCCAGCTAGCGAACGGAACCGCACTCCTCGCTACCGGAAGCGGCGAACTGGCCGCCCGCGCCCCCGAACTAGCCGCCGGAGCACGCGCTGCCCACACCGGAGCCACCCAGGTAAGCAGCGGCGCCACCGCCCTCGCGACCAACCAGGAGACCCTGCGCGATGGCCTGCACACCCTGCGCGAAGGCGCCGCCACCCTGGAAGTGAAGCTCTCCGAAGGTGCGGAGAAAATCCCGGTCTACACCCCGAGCGAATCGGAAACGATGCAGCGGGTGGGGGCCACCCCGGTGGAATTGAGCACCACCCGCGCCCACCCCGTCGGTGATTTCGGTGCGGCAGTCGCCTGCTACTTCATCGCACTGGCGATGTGGGTGGGCGCTATCGGCCTCTACCTCATGAAGCCGCCCTTGTTGCGACACAAAAAGGCGAAAGATAGCGCGCATCCGCGAATTCATTCCGCGACAACCCGAGATTTTCCGAGTGGCATCACAGAGAGTTCTACACTTCTATCCGGGCTGCGGCTCGGGCTCGGTTCGGTTGCTAGCGGGGCGCTCATGGGAATCGTGCAGGCGGGCCTGCTGGTCGGGATACTCCACGCCTTCGGAAATGTGGATCTCATTAACCCGGGCGCCACCCTGGCTATCTGCGTCACCTCCTCGATTGTGTATATCGCGATCAACCAGGCACTCATTGCGCTTTTCGGCGCCCCGGGTCGCTTCATCGCGCTCCTCATGATCGTGATCCAACTGGGCGCGGCCGGCGGCATCTACCCGGTGGAAACAGCGCCGGGCTTCTTCCAGGCTGTCCACCCGCTGCTGCCCGTCACCCACACGGTCAATGCCCTACGTGCCGCGATTGCCGGTGGCCCGATTGACACCGCCACCTACGCCGGCGCGCTCGGGGTATGGTTCGCTGCTTCGGTGCTGGCCACCGTCCTCGCCGCCATCATCACAACGCGGCGCGATGGCCACGCCGGCGCGTCCCGGCCCCGCGAGGCGAAAGCCGGTAGCGGCGTCGTCGTACCAAAAAATGAGGAGGTGCCCGCCGCGGCGCGGTAA
- a CDS encoding TetR/AcrR family transcriptional regulator, translating into MREVHTDDPNGGTSRMPNADQQSALGPAANQQSALGPAADDPRARRSYDALVHAAGALIDSGAAIDDLTISWITREAGVTRPTFYQHFSGIRQLVSAVVLTRLRAIFDATPVPTSEEPSLDVQRQVLLPMLTTLLEHRHLIVATLTSSAALGSAAPIIAAIRDRLLSAPAIRARGRVMFGTPAGENGTYTPPSKAEMDFASMVAAGLLWRVLHWMTEEPADPDDLPRLATEVGSFTRAAYGEHS; encoded by the coding sequence ATGAGAGAGGTACACACAGACGATCCCAACGGCGGCACGAGCCGAATGCCGAACGCAGACCAGCAGAGCGCCCTCGGCCCGGCCGCAAACCAGCAGAGCGCCCTCGGCCCCGCAGCAGACGACCCGCGGGCCCGGCGCTCCTACGATGCGCTAGTGCACGCCGCCGGCGCGCTCATTGATAGCGGTGCGGCGATTGACGATCTCACTATCTCCTGGATCACCCGCGAAGCCGGGGTCACCCGCCCCACCTTTTACCAGCATTTTTCTGGGATTAGGCAGCTGGTGAGCGCCGTCGTTCTTACACGGCTCCGCGCAATTTTCGACGCCACCCCGGTGCCGACCTCGGAAGAACCTTCGCTCGACGTGCAGCGGCAGGTGTTGCTCCCCATGCTCACCACTCTGCTGGAGCACCGCCACCTTATTGTCGCGACCCTCACCAGCTCTGCGGCCCTCGGCAGCGCCGCCCCAATTATCGCGGCGATTCGTGATCGCCTACTGAGCGCCCCGGCCATTCGCGCCCGCGGCCGCGTCATGTTCGGCACGCCCGCAGGTGAGAACGGCACCTATACCCCGCCGTCGAAAGCGGAAATGGACTTCGCTTCCATGGTGGCGGCCGGCCTGCTCTGGCGCGTGCTCCACTGGATGACCGAGGAACCCGCCGACCCCGACGATCTTCCCCGCCTCGCCACCGAAGTGGGCAGTTTTACCCGCGCCGCCTATGGAGAACACTCATGA
- the codA gene encoding cytosine deaminase, producing the protein MSTQIFRNLRIENAEHLSDITVTDGVITAITPATPVSGTTAQPSHAPAATVRDFGGRLALPPIVESHVHLDTTMTEGDPHPNESGTLFEGIEIWSQRKAKLTVEDVKERAMRAIRQQVRFGIQYIRSHVDINDPKLTALHALLELREELRDRVTLQLVAFPQEGIESYPHGRELLRTAAELGVDAIGAIPHYEFTREYSVSSLNYAVGLAQEFNLLMDVHCDEIDDGASRGLETLATRAYEAGIGEKVTASHTTAMHSYNNAYFIRLLRLLKMSGINFVSNPMVNTHLQGRTDTYPKRRGVTRVKELTEAGINVSFGQDDIVDPWNPLGTGSLRDVTLIGLYVTQMMGASQIDNSYRFITHNGARTLHLPDYGIKVGNPANFIVLGAQSWREALAFHAPVLASYRRGELLFESTEPERAWHL; encoded by the coding sequence GTGAGCACCCAGATTTTCCGGAATCTGCGCATCGAAAACGCTGAGCACCTCTCCGATATCACCGTGACCGACGGCGTCATTACCGCGATCACGCCCGCAACCCCCGTTTCCGGTACGACGGCGCAGCCGAGCCACGCGCCGGCCGCCACCGTCCGCGACTTTGGCGGGCGCCTGGCCCTGCCGCCCATCGTGGAATCCCACGTGCACCTGGACACCACGATGACCGAAGGCGATCCGCACCCCAACGAATCGGGCACCCTCTTCGAGGGCATCGAAATTTGGTCGCAACGCAAGGCGAAGCTCACGGTGGAGGATGTCAAGGAGCGCGCCATGCGGGCGATCCGCCAGCAGGTGCGTTTCGGCATCCAGTACATCCGCTCCCATGTGGATATCAACGACCCGAAGCTCACCGCGCTGCACGCCCTGCTCGAACTGCGCGAGGAATTGCGCGACCGCGTCACCTTGCAACTGGTGGCTTTCCCGCAGGAAGGCATCGAATCCTACCCGCACGGGCGCGAACTGCTGCGCACCGCCGCCGAGCTGGGCGTGGACGCCATCGGCGCCATCCCGCATTACGAATTCACGCGCGAATACTCGGTGAGCTCGCTGAATTACGCGGTGGGACTCGCGCAGGAATTCAACCTCCTCATGGACGTGCATTGTGATGAGATCGACGACGGCGCTTCGCGCGGCCTGGAAACCCTGGCGACTCGGGCCTACGAGGCGGGTATCGGGGAGAAGGTCACGGCCTCGCATACCACGGCGATGCATTCGTATAACAATGCCTATTTCATTCGGCTGCTGCGACTGCTCAAGATGAGCGGAATCAATTTTGTATCCAATCCGATGGTCAATACCCACCTGCAGGGGCGCACGGATACCTATCCGAAGCGCCGCGGGGTGACCCGGGTCAAGGAGCTGACGGAAGCGGGGATCAACGTGTCCTTCGGGCAGGACGATATCGTCGATCCGTGGAATCCGCTGGGCACGGGCTCGCTGCGCGACGTGACCCTCATCGGGCTGTACGTGACCCAGATGATGGGGGCTTCGCAGATCGACAATTCGTATCGCTTCATCACCCACAACGGCGCGCGCACCCTCCACCTGCCCGATTACGGAATCAAGGTGGGGAATCCCGCGAACTTCATCGTGCTGGGGGCGCAGTCCTGGCGCGAGGCTCTGGCTTTCCATGCCCCGGTGCTGGCGTCCTACCGGCGCGGCGAGCTGCTTTTCGAGTCCACTGAGCCGGAGCGCGCCTGGCATTTGTAG